A section of the Hyphomicrobiales bacterium genome encodes:
- the hemH gene encoding ferrochelatase, whose product MNKPGGAAGARLEDRKPKGRKPKGHPDVAHGGIGVLLVNLGTPDATDYWSMRRYLKEFLSDRRVVEANRLVWWLVLNGIILTTRPKRSGHAYAKIWNKEKDESPLRTVTREQARLVAERLAQNPAIRVDWAMRYGNPSMTSVLARLKQEGCERILVFPLYPQYSAATTATVNDKAFEALARMRWQPSLRTVPPYYDDPVYIDALAKSLQQGLGRLAFKPEAVLASFHGLPRSYFAKGDPYYCHCAKTTRLLRAALGWPEEKLKMTFQSRFGREEWLKPYTDATVERLAREGVRSLAVITPGFVSDCVETLEEIAMQNAEIFRRHGGANFALIPCLNASEPGIDVIEHAVRRELSGWA is encoded by the coding sequence ATGAACAAGCCCGGGGGCGCGGCCGGCGCCCGACTTGAAGACCGGAAGCCCAAGGGCCGGAAGCCCAAGGGCCATCCGGACGTCGCCCATGGCGGGATCGGCGTGCTGCTGGTCAATCTCGGCACGCCGGACGCCACCGACTATTGGTCGATGCGCCGGTATCTGAAGGAGTTCCTGTCCGACCGCCGGGTGGTCGAGGCCAACCGGCTCGTCTGGTGGCTGGTGCTTAACGGCATCATCCTCACCACCCGGCCGAAGAGGAGCGGCCATGCCTACGCCAAGATCTGGAACAAGGAGAAGGACGAATCGCCGCTGCGCACCGTCACCCGCGAGCAGGCGCGGCTCGTCGCCGAACGGCTGGCGCAAAACCCGGCCATCCGGGTCGACTGGGCGATGCGCTACGGCAACCCGTCGATGACCTCGGTGCTGGCGCGCCTGAAGCAGGAGGGCTGCGAGCGGATCCTCGTCTTTCCGCTCTATCCGCAATACAGCGCCGCGACCACGGCCACCGTCAACGACAAGGCCTTCGAGGCGCTCGCCCGAATGCGCTGGCAGCCTTCCCTGCGCACCGTGCCGCCCTATTACGACGACCCGGTCTATATCGACGCTCTCGCCAAATCCCTCCAGCAGGGCCTCGGCAGGCTCGCTTTCAAGCCCGAGGCTGTGCTCGCCTCCTTCCACGGCCTGCCGCGGTCCTATTTCGCCAAGGGCGACCCCTATTACTGCCATTGCGCCAAGACGACGCGGCTCCTGCGGGCCGCCCTCGGCTGGCCGGAGGAGAAGCTGAAGATGACCTTCCAGTCGCGCTTCGGGCGCGAGGAATGGCTCAAACCCTATACCGACGCCACGGTCGAGCGGCTGGCGCGCGAGGGCGTCAGGAGCCTTGCCGTGATCACGCCCGGCTTCGTTTCCGACTGCGTCGAGACGCTGGAGGAGATCGCGATGCAGAACGCCGAGATCTTCCGCCGCCACGGCGGGGCGAACTTCGCCCTGATCCCCTGCCTCAACGCCAGCGAGCCCGGCATCGACGTCATCGAACACGCGGTCAGGCGCGAGCTTTCCGGCTGGGCCTGA